The region CATTGCCGAGAGGTAATGCTGAGCGTACAGAAGTCAGCAGAGGTCATAGTAGCTGTTTTCAGTGAAGGACCGAATCAATAGGAGTCTTTAGTACGACAGGGAAAGGAGGAATGGGCAGATGGGTACAGAAAACAGAGAAAGCTGCTCGCAAAGAGATAGCGCGGAACGCAAAGGGTATGTGAGAGCGCACCGCTCATTCAACCGGATATGGAAGGAAAGAGACAGTGCAGAGCCAGACATCTTAAGTAAGATACTGAACAAGGAAAATCTGAACAGGGCTTACAAAAGAGTGAAGGCAAACAAGGGAGCGCCGGGAGTGGATGGAATGACCATTGAAGCGGCGTTACCATGGCTGAGGGAGAATAACTATGAACTGGTAGAGAGAATCAGGAAGGGGAAGTATACCCCATCTCCAGTCAGGCGTGTGGAGATTCCGAAGCCGGAGGGAGGGATACGAAAGCTTGGTATCCCCACCGTAATAGACCGTATCATCCAGCAGGCAATGCTTCAACAGCTCATGCCAATCTACGAACCATTGTTCTCGAAAGACAGCTTCGGCTATCGTCCGGGACGAGGAGCAAAAGACGCCATTCTCAGGATAAAGGAGTATATCGAACAGGGATACACGAGGGCAGTAGTTCTCGACTTATCGAAATACTTTGATACGCTGAACCATACGATACTGCTGAACCTGTTGAGGAAACAAGTAAAAGACGAAAGAGTGGTGCAGATGGTGAAGCGGTACCTGAAAAGTGGAGTGATGGAAAACGGTGTTGTGACAGAAACGAAGGAAGGCTCCCCGCAGGGAGGAAAT is a window of Enterocloster clostridioformis DNA encoding:
- the ltrA gene encoding group II intron reverse transcriptase/maturase, producing MGTENRESCSQRDSAERKGYVRAHRSFNRIWKERDSAEPDILSKILNKENLNRAYKRVKANKGAPGVDGMTIEAALPWLRENNYELVERIRKGKYTPSPVRRVEIPKPEGGIRKLGIPTVIDRIIQQAMLQQLMPIYEPLFSKDSFGYRPGRGAKDAILRIKEYIEQGYTRAVVLDLSKYFDTLNHTILLNLLRKQVKDERVVQMVKRYLKSGVMENGVVTETKEGSPQGGNLSPLLANAYLNEFDWEFHRRGVPCIRYADDIVLLAKSERAAERLLESSTKYLEARLKLRVNREKSRTVSVFAIQNFKFLGFCFGKNGTGTYIRVHGTSWKKAKEKLRRLTSRSRCGSIIRTKEKIKVYMRGWLNYYGIADMKKNIESLNGWLYRRIRMCIWKQWKLPKTRMRKLIGLGVDSHYAATIAYDRKGYWFNAGNKAVNWALSKERLINWGFYDLAAAYQSLHTNY